A stretch of Rhodospirillales bacterium DNA encodes these proteins:
- a CDS encoding DUF488 family protein: MTKAPDIELARVYDDLGATRGARLLVDRLWPRGISKDALKLDEWMKDLAPSSALRKWFGHDPDKWDAFANRYRAELAESQDAVERCLAWCRKGPVVLVYGARDRDRNQAVVLRQYLRERLAREEAT, encoded by the coding sequence ATGACGAAGGCGCCGGACATCGAGCTCGCCCGGGTCTACGACGACCTTGGCGCGACTCGGGGCGCGCGGTTGCTGGTCGACCGCCTCTGGCCGCGGGGTATCAGCAAGGACGCACTGAAGCTCGACGAATGGATGAAGGATCTCGCGCCGAGCAGCGCGTTGCGCAAGTGGTTCGGCCACGATCCCGACAAGTGGGATGCCTTCGCAAACCGCTATCGCGCCGAACTGGCCGAGTCCCAGGATGCGGTGGAGCGCTGCCTCGCCTGGTGTCGGAAGGGTCCGGTCGTCCTCGTCTACGGCGCAAGGGACCGCGATCGCAATCAGGCGGTGGTGTTGCGGCAATACCTGCGCGAGCGGCTGGCAAGGGAAGAGGCGACATGA